From Clupea harengus unplaced genomic scaffold, Ch_v2.0.2, whole genome shotgun sequence, the proteins below share one genomic window:
- the LOC122130609 gene encoding E3 ubiquitin-protein ligase TRIM47-like, whose amino-acid sequence MAEAAPSNQDIFTCPVCLDILNYPVTILCGHTYCMGCITSCWDREDQKGVYSCPQCRQTFTPRPVLNKNSIVAELVEQIKKTRIQAAAPVPCRPTAGPGDVECDVCTGRKLKAVKSCLDCLLSYCETHYKAHNDVNPGRKHSVIDATGQLQERICTQHEKPLEIFCRTDLSCVCLLCLVVEHKGHDTVSASAGRREKQTHLGKTQSKIQQRIQEREKELQDLRKAVETLKVSTDQRRGGQQLAAGGAISGSIRALLQSARQESVMLSHFPAPLSHTVGTRLCGGAE is encoded by the exons ATGGCAGAAGCGGCTCCAAGTAACCAGGACATTTTTACATGCCCGGTTTGCCTTGATATTCTGAATTATCCGGTAACTATTCTCTGTGGACACACTTACTGTATGGGCTGCATTACGAGCTGCTGGGATCGGGAAGATCAGAAgggagtctacagctgcccccagtgcagacagacgttcACCCCAAGAcccgttttaaacaaaaatagtATTGTTGCTGAACTGGTGGAACAGATCAAGAAGACCAGAATCcaagctgctgctcctgttccatgtaggcctactgctggacctggagatgtggagtgtgacgtctgcactgggagaaaactcaaagctgtgaagtcatgtctggattgtctgttgtcatactgtgaaactcactacAAAGCTCACAATGATGTCAACCCCGGAAGAAAACACTCAGTGATTGATGCCACAGGCCAGCtacaggagaggatctgcacCCAACATGAGAAGCCTCTGGAGATATTTTGTCGTACGGATctaagttgtgtttgtttgctctgtctggtggttgaacacaaaggccatgacactgtgtcagcctctgcagggaggagagagaaacag ACACACTTGGGGAAGACCCAGAGTAaaatccagcagagaatccaggagagagagaaggagctgcaggacctgaggaaggctgtggagactctcaaggtgagtactgaccagaggagaggaggacaacagctggctgctggaggagccatTTCAGGCTCAATCAGGGCTCTCCTCCAGTCAGCCAGACAGGAGTCTGTAATGCTGAGCCACTTCCCAGCTCCTCTGAGCCACACTGTGGGtaccaggctgtgtggaggagctgagtgA